From the genome of Ectobacillus sp. JY-23, one region includes:
- a CDS encoding sensor histidine kinase translates to METQREWLWVDWFISSLRFIWFASGLLFFYLEPHKLSGFPYTYFVIFITLAYFVPHFFWNPKYKNAALFFLVDFLLVGSFILYTQLILEAELGAAMVLMSALTAGYLATKQTGRWAIPVFVVLLPATRYKALGFSFEFFMQYVDIIIFFGFGISLNVIISSHMKAKRLLQENMKQYHLIQQQNKVLEQYAAQIEGVTLLEERNRLARELHDSIGHHFTSVIVGLDALSYMIDSNPALAKQKAESLAQVSRTGLDAIRKNIHQIAPTDNDELLWKQLQRVASDFQQHAETTVTFTLQGEETALSPQIKLTLVRCLQEALTNAKRHGHATKIEVKLSITSQQLVLQITNDGEALQDIQHGFGLTGMRNRLEELQGHLHIQNIEKHVVVTCTIPLKGGIQYD, encoded by the coding sequence ATGGAGACACAACGGGAGTGGCTTTGGGTCGATTGGTTTATCAGTTCTCTTCGATTTATTTGGTTTGCCTCAGGTTTACTGTTCTTCTACTTAGAGCCACATAAACTTTCAGGCTTTCCCTATACGTATTTTGTAATTTTCATCACCTTGGCGTATTTTGTACCGCATTTCTTCTGGAATCCTAAGTATAAAAACGCAGCGCTCTTTTTTTTAGTAGATTTTTTATTGGTAGGTAGCTTTATTCTGTACACACAACTTATTCTAGAGGCTGAGCTCGGGGCTGCGATGGTTCTCATGAGCGCTCTTACCGCTGGATATCTTGCAACCAAGCAAACCGGGCGCTGGGCCATTCCTGTGTTTGTTGTTCTTCTGCCAGCTACACGCTACAAAGCGTTGGGATTTTCGTTCGAATTTTTCATGCAGTATGTTGATATCATTATATTTTTCGGGTTTGGTATCAGTCTAAATGTTATTATTAGTTCCCATATGAAAGCAAAGCGTTTATTACAAGAAAACATGAAACAATACCACCTTATTCAACAGCAAAACAAAGTGCTCGAGCAATACGCAGCGCAAATTGAAGGTGTAACTCTTCTTGAGGAAAGAAATCGCTTAGCCAGAGAACTTCATGACTCTATTGGCCATCATTTTACATCAGTAATTGTAGGGCTTGATGCGTTATCGTATATGATTGACAGTAATCCCGCGTTAGCCAAGCAAAAAGCGGAGTCGCTAGCACAAGTGTCTCGCACCGGTTTAGATGCCATTCGCAAAAACATCCATCAAATCGCACCAACAGACAATGATGAACTACTTTGGAAGCAACTGCAGCGTGTTGCTTCTGATTTTCAACAGCATGCGGAAACAACAGTCACCTTTACTTTGCAGGGGGAAGAAACCGCTCTGTCACCCCAGATTAAACTCACACTGGTTAGGTGTCTGCAAGAAGCTTTAACGAATGCGAAACGACATGGCCATGCGACGAAGATAGAGGTAAAACTGTCCATAACCTCACAACAGCTGGTGTTACAAATTACAAATGACGGGGAAGCATTACAGGATATCCAGCACGGCTTTGGACTTACTGGTATGCGCAATCGCTTAGAAGAGCTACAGGGACATTTACACATACAAAATATAGAAAAACATGTGGTAGTGACATGTACA